In Phlebotomus papatasi isolate M1 chromosome 1, Ppap_2.1, whole genome shotgun sequence, the following proteins share a genomic window:
- the LOC129798578 gene encoding F-box only protein 11, producing MPSASFTSSRSYVRRSRRKGGNRIALPSRTSDPCEPPGQNIPAPPNVGSGATSSGGPSTVAATGTSASSTSPATNSIATNSAIPGTSSSSSSPAGASAATTSASTTASIATASTSSGHQSPYDLRRKSPSASHEVSGCSWNGQTPSSSHHYQSTSIDGGCYMLPARKRPRRTYSTSIDTCTPSAAQYLQYEMPDEVLLTIFSYLLEQDLCRLSLVCKRFNTIANDTELWKRLYQSVYEYDLPLFNPEPCKFLFVKPEDSEYGNPWKESFHQLYRGIHVRPGYQERKYKGRNIAYFNTVQAALDYSDERTTATGAATAAGLATISVSSAGLPALANAGAPAGLPSNAVLAAADEACVAEHPGSLIFLHAGHYRGEFLVIDSDVALIGAAPGNVAESIVLERESESTVMFVEGAKHAYVGHMTLKFSPDVTSTVPHHKHYCLEVGENSSPTIDHCIIRSTSVVGAAVCVSGVGANPVIRHCDISDCENVGLYVTDYAQGTYEHNEISRNALAGIWVKNFASPIMRENHIHHGRDVGIFTFDNGMGYFERNDIHNNRIAGFEVKAGANPTVVKCEIHHGQTGGIYVHENGLGQFIENRIHSNNFAGVWITSNSNPTIRKNEIYNGHQGGVYIFGEGRGLIEHNNIYGNALAGIQIRTTSDPIVRHNKIHHGQHGGIYVHEKGQGLIEENEVYANTLAGVWITTGSTPVLRRNRIHSGKQVGVYFYDNGHGKLEDNDIFNHLYSGVQIRTGSNPVIRGNKIWGGQNGGVLVYNGGLGLLEQNEIFDNAMAGVWIKTDSNPTLKRNKIYDGRDGGICIFNGGKGILEENDIFRNTQAGVLISTQSHPILRRNRIFDGLAAGVEITNNATATLEFNQIFNNKFGGLCLASGVQPIVRGNKIFNNQDEVEKAVSGGQCLYKISSYTSFPMHDFYRCQTCNTTDRNAICVNCIKTCHAGHDVEFIRHDRFFCDCGAGTLTNQCQLQGEPTQDTDTLYDSAAPMESHTLMVN from the exons ATCCGTGTGAGCCACCGGGTCAGAATATTCCAGCACCACCGAATGTAGGATCGGGAGCAACGTCATCCGGTGGTCCGTCGACAGTAGCAGCAACTGGAACGAGTGCTTCTAGCACGAGTCCAGCCACAAATTCCATAGCAACAAATAGTGCTATTCCTGGCACTAGTAGCTCAAGTAGTTCACCAGCTGGTGCATCAGCTGCCACAACATCAGCTTCCACAACGGCATCCATAGCCACGGCATCGACGTCATCTGGGCATCAGTCGCCGTACGATTTGCGCCGAAAGTCCCCGTCGGCGAGTCATGAGGTGTCCGGATGCAGCTGGAATGGTCAGACACCGTCTAGCAGTCATCACTATCAGAGTACGTCGATTGACGGTGGATGCTACATGCTGCCGGCACGAAAGAGACCTCGACGCACCTATTCCACCAGCATTGACACCTGTACCCCATCAGCAGCCCAGTATCTGCAGTATGAAATGCCGGATGAGGTGCTACTGACAATTTTTTCGTATCTCCTGGAACAGGATCTGTGTCGATTATCACTGGTGTGCAAGAGATTCAACACCATTGCCAATGACACAGAACTGTGGAAGAGATTGTATCAGAGTGTCTATGAGTATGATTTGCCACTGTTCAATCCTGAACCCTGTAAATTCCTCTTTGTGAAACCGGAGGATTCAGAGTATGGGAATCCGTGGAAGGAGAGTTTCCATCAACTCTACAGGGGCATCCATGTGCGTCCGGGATATCAGGAGAGAAAGTACAAGGGACGCAATATAGCCTATTTCAATACAGTCCAGGCAGCTCTGGACTACTCAGATGAACGCACAACAGCTACAGGAGCTGCCACAGCTGCAGGATTGGCTACAATTAGTGTATCATCGGCAGGATTGCCGGCTCTGGCCAATGCTGGAGCTCCAGCTGGATTACCTTCCAATGCTGTCCTGGCGGCGGCCGATGAAGCTTGCGTGGCTGAACATCCGGGCAGTTTAATATTTCTCCATGCTGGTCACTATCGTGGGGAATTTCTGGTGATTGATTCCGATGTTGCACTGATTGGTGCAGCTCCGGGAAATGTGGCAGAGTCCATTGTCCTGGAGAGGGAATCGGAGTCAACGGTGATGTTTGTGGAAGGTGCAAAGCACGCCTATGTGGGACATATGACACTGAAATTCTCTCCGGATGTCACATCAACGGTGCCCCATCACAAACACTACTGCCTGGAAGTTGGAGAGAATTCCAGTCCGACCATTGATCACTGCATCATCAGGAGCACTTCAGTTG TCGGGGCAGCCGTTTGCGTGAGTGGCGTGGGTGCAAATCCCGTGATTCGACACTGTGACATCAGCGACTGCGAAAACGTTGGCCTCTACGTGACGGACTACGCTCAGGGTACCTATGAACACAATGAGATTAGCCGAAATGCCCTAGCTGGGATTTGGGTGAAGAATTTTGCCAGTCCCATCATGCGTGAGAATCACATTCATCACGGTCGTGACGTCGGTATCTTCACCTTTGACAATGGCATG GGATACTTTGAGCGAAATGACATACACAACAATAGAATTGCTGGCTTCGAAGTGAAAGCTGGTGCCAATCCGACAGTGGTTAAATGCGAAATACACCATGGACAAACTGGTGGCATTTATGTGCATGAAAATGGACTTGGACAATTTATTGAGAATCGAATTCATTCCAACAATTTTGCGG GTGTTTGGATAACGTCCAATAGTAATCCGACAATtcgcaaaaatgaaatttacaaCGGTCACCAAGGTGGTGTGTACATTTTTGGTGAGGGCCGTGGACTGATTGAGCACAATAATATCTACGGAAATGCCTTGGCTGGCATTCAGATACGTACGACAAGTGATCCAATTGTGCGTCACAATAAGATCCACCATGGTCAGCATGGTGGTATATATGTGCACGAAAAGGGTCAGGGATTGATTGAGGAGAATGAGGTGTATGCCAATACGCTAGCGGGTGTATGGATAACAACGGGCAGTACACCGGTTCTCCGACGCAATCGTATCCATTCCGGGAAGCAAGTTGGTGTCTATTTCTATGACAATGGACATGGAAAGTTGGAGGACAATGATATCTTCAATCATCTGTACTCGGGCGTTCAGATACGTACGGGCAGTAATCCTGTGATTCGTGGCAATAAGATCTGGGGTGGGCAAAATGGTGGGGTATTGGTGTACAATGGTGGCTTGGGATTGTTGGAACAGAATGAGATTTTTGACAATGCCATGGCTGGTGTTTGGATCAAGACAGATTCCAATCCGACGCTGAAGCGCAACAAAATCTACGATGGACGCGATGGTGGTATTTGTATTTTCAATGGGGGCAAGGGGATTCTCGAGGAGAATGATATCTTCCGGAATACTCAAGCTGGTGTACTGATCTCCACGCAGAGTCATCCAATTCTCAGGCGAAATCGCATCTTTGATGGATTGGCGGCTGGTGTTGAGATAACAAATAATGCCACAGCAACATTGGAGTTCAATCAGATCTTCAATAATAAATTTGGTGGATTGTGTCTGGCCAGTGGTGTTCAGCCCATTGTTAGGGGCAATAAGATATTCAACAATCAGGATGAGGTGGAGAAGGCTGTGTCGGGTGGACAGTGTCTGTATAAGATATCCAGCTATACATCCTTTCCCATGCACGATTTCTATCGGTGTCAGACGTGCAATACAACAGACAGAAATGCCATTTGTGTCAATTGCATCAAGACTTGTCATGCAGGACACGATGTGGAATTCATCAGGCACGACAG atttttctgCGATTGCGGTGCCGGAACACTCACCAATCAGTGCCAATTGCAAGGGGAGCCGACCCAAGATACGGACACGCTCTATGATTCGGCAGCTCCAATGGAATCTCACACATTAATGGTGAACTAG